A window of the Candidatus Tisiphia endosymbiont of Dascillus cervinus genome harbors these coding sequences:
- the infA gene encoding translation initiation factor IF-1: MSKEELINFEGVVLELLPNATFRVKLENGHFIIAHTSGRMRKNRIRILVGDKITVEMTPYDLTKGRVIHRH; encoded by the coding sequence ATGAGCAAAGAAGAGCTAATTAATTTTGAAGGCGTTGTCCTTGAGCTTTTGCCTAACGCAACTTTTAGAGTGAAGTTGGAAAATGGTCATTTTATTATCGCCCATACTTCTGGTAGGATGCGTAAGAATCGTATTAGGATACTTGTCGGAGATAAAATCACAGTGGAAATGACGCCTTATGATCTAACAAAAGGTCGTGTTATCCACCGTCATTAG
- a CDS encoding nucleoside triphosphate pyrophosphatase has translation MSNIESTFLKQQNIPIVLASQSPARLELLKRIKVFPTQIIPANINETEYLRELPNQLVTRLAQEKAEVVAKKISGEAIIIAADTVVVHGRKILPKALTSEDVRYCLNILSGRRHRVYTGICIIKKTLEQVLLRQKLVQTIVKFKRLSQQEIEFYCSLDEGINKAGGCGIHGYAEAFVPSIYGSYSNIIGLPLLETMHMLTSLGFKNIPLK, from the coding sequence ATGTCAAATATAGAATCCACTTTTTTAAAACAACAGAATATACCTATAGTTCTAGCTTCACAATCACCTGCAAGGCTTGAATTACTAAAAAGAATAAAGGTATTTCCTACACAAATTATTCCCGCTAATATAAATGAAACAGAGTACTTACGAGAGTTACCAAACCAATTGGTAACAAGATTAGCACAGGAGAAAGCCGAGGTTGTTGCCAAAAAAATAAGTGGTGAAGCTATAATTATAGCAGCTGATACTGTTGTGGTTCACGGTAGAAAAATACTACCCAAGGCTTTAACAAGTGAAGATGTTAGATATTGCCTTAATATTTTATCTGGAAGGCGTCATAGGGTTTATACAGGTATCTGTATAATAAAAAAGACTCTCGAACAAGTTCTGCTGAGACAAAAATTAGTGCAAACCATAGTCAAGTTTAAAAGATTGAGCCAGCAAGAGATAGAATTTTACTGTAGCCTAGATGAAGGAATCAACAAAGCAGGCGGCTGCGGAATTCATGGATATGCCGAAGCCTTTGTTCCTAGCATATATGGATCTTACTCAAATATTATAGGATTACCACTACTGGAAACCATGCATATGCTTACTTCTTTAGGCTTTAAAAATATACCTCTTAAATAA
- the ybeY gene encoding rRNA maturation RNase YbeY, with protein sequence MKINVEIIRACQDWKNQKFINKLLVKKVVGAILSKYKNFKGVAEFELAILLTNNNEMLNLNNQFRGKAKATNVLSFPDIELDFRHLLEFTPNVHYMYLGDIAFGYEIIQSEAISQNKDFGDHFIHLLVHSILHLLGFDHQDDEEADIMENLEIEILKGFAIASPY encoded by the coding sequence ATGAAAATCAATGTAGAGATTATTCGAGCTTGTCAAGATTGGAAAAATCAAAAATTTATCAATAAACTATTAGTGAAGAAGGTTGTTGGTGCTATACTGAGTAAATATAAGAATTTTAAGGGAGTTGCAGAGTTTGAGTTAGCAATATTACTGACTAATAATAATGAAATGTTGAATTTGAATAACCAATTTCGTGGCAAAGCAAAAGCTACAAATGTACTATCATTTCCTGATATAGAATTAGACTTTCGGCATTTACTTGAATTTACTCCTAATGTACATTATATGTATTTGGGGGACATAGCTTTTGGCTATGAAATAATTCAAAGCGAAGCTATAAGTCAAAATAAAGACTTTGGGGATCATTTTATTCATCTTTTGGTACATAGTATTTTACATTTACTTGGCTTCGATCACCAAGATGACGAGGAAGCAGATATTATGGAAAATTTAGAAATAGAAATATTAAAGGGTTTTGCTATTGCTTCCCCATATTAG
- a CDS encoding type II toxin-antitoxin system Phd/YefM family antitoxin: MNHIYTNLTASISEFKKSPTALLAKSSGELIALLNHNKPTAYLVPAELYEQMVEILDDRDLLKLAEERLKEKKEAIAVDLNDL; this comes from the coding sequence ATGAATCATATTTATACTAATCTTACTGCCAGTATATCAGAATTTAAGAAAAGTCCTACAGCATTGCTTGCTAAGTCTAGTGGTGAGCTTATTGCTTTATTGAATCATAATAAACCAACGGCTTATTTAGTTCCAGCTGAACTATACGAACAAATGGTTGAAATATTAGATGATAGAGATTTACTTAAACTTGCTGAAGAAAGACTAAAAGAAAAGAAAGAAGCTATAGCAGTTGATCTAAATGATTTATAA
- a CDS encoding transposase — MSQKNYSLTYYAEHAKKCSHDVINRFLKNEKYTPSLLWEHIKDDVILSPNGYTIFDDTVLNKRNTKKIEIARSQYSGATGGITTGIGVVSLVYYNPDINKFWVIDYRIFSPEHDGATKVEHLLNMLNNAVYSKKIPFQTVLFDTWYATHKIMQHVDSLGKYYYAPIKANRNVTKTSSSKPYKAVSKLTFSDEEIKSGVEIHIKGFAKDKHVNLFKLTVSTNRVDYIVTNNKTQKSSKAVQDECGFRWVIESMHREIKQLTGIERCQCRKQRIQRNHISCAFLVWAFLKRTAHKIGKTVYQIKLGLLDHYMQQQLRSPSLRYLEPYIA, encoded by the coding sequence GTGAGTCAAAAGAATTATAGTTTGACCTACTATGCTGAACATGCCAAAAAATGTAGCCATGATGTTATTAATAGATTTTTAAAAAATGAAAAATATACACCTTCTTTGTTATGGGAACATATTAAGGATGATGTTATTTTATCACCTAACGGATATACAATATTTGATGATACGGTGTTAAATAAAAGAAATACCAAGAAAATAGAAATTGCTAGATCACAGTACAGTGGGGCTACAGGTGGTATTACTACTGGTATAGGAGTAGTAAGTTTGGTATATTATAATCCGGATATTAATAAGTTTTGGGTAATAGATTACCGAATTTTTTCGCCCGAACATGATGGAGCGACAAAAGTAGAACACCTATTAAATATGTTAAATAATGCTGTGTATAGCAAAAAGATTCCTTTTCAAACTGTGCTTTTTGACACATGGTATGCTACGCATAAAATTATGCAACATGTTGATTCCTTGGGTAAATATTATTATGCTCCTATTAAAGCAAATAGAAACGTTACTAAAACTTCCTCTTCTAAGCCTTATAAAGCTGTTAGCAAGTTAACGTTTTCAGATGAGGAAATTAAGAGCGGAGTGGAGATTCATATAAAGGGCTTTGCAAAAGATAAGCATGTTAATTTGTTTAAACTTACTGTTTCTACCAACAGAGTTGATTATATTGTTACCAATAACAAAACTCAAAAATCTTCTAAAGCCGTACAAGATGAGTGTGGCTTTCGTTGGGTAATTGAGAGCATGCATAGAGAAATCAAGCAACTTACCGGTATAGAACGATGCCAATGCAGAAAACAACGCATCCAGCGTAATCACATTAGTTGTGCATTTTTAGTGTGGGCTTTTCTAAAAAGAACTGCACACAAAATAGGTAAGACGGTTTATCAAATAAAGTTAGGGCTTTTAGATCATTATATGCAACAGCAGTTACGTTCACCCTCTTTACGCTATTTAGAACCTTACATAGCGTAA
- a CDS encoding cation:proton antiporter → MEEHILINIIILIGTAVFVVAILKRLNLSPVLGYLIAGAVIGDHGFKIVTYDQTKLLGELGVVFLLFAIGLELSFERLKVMRRYVFGLGSLQVLTTAIVIAAAVVLISGNSSAAIIIGGGLALSSTALVMQVIEESRSQSTQLGRISLAILLLQDLAVVPLLVMVPLFASNSKDSLAIALGTALLKAIIALLAIFVAGRVLLRPLFGLISSDNGDINELPISMTLLVVLSAAWATEYFGLSLALGAFVAGVLVAETEFRLQAEESIYPFKSLLLGLFFMSVGMNIDAQEIYAQISTILTCSIALIVVKTLIIAASCILFGFNKGVALHAGLLLSQGGEFAFILFGLGKETQVIRESTANVLLLVVTCTMALTPLLAILGRKLAERLDKQLGKTPIQIIELGARDLTNHIIIAGFGSVGRMVALVLEAEGINYIALDVNDEIVKAETANGFPVFKGDVSQIDTLKAVGAERILTLVLTMNNSVTIKKSLRTISSHFPDLEVIVRLKNLEKAREFYDAGATTIIPENYETGLQLGGTILKFIGLSEYEINRIKGQFRSGNYVIAKRDDALRELEEND, encoded by the coding sequence ATGGAAGAGCATATTCTTATCAATATTATAATTTTAATAGGAACAGCTGTATTTGTTGTAGCAATACTTAAACGCCTTAATCTAAGCCCAGTTTTGGGTTATTTAATTGCAGGAGCGGTAATTGGAGACCATGGATTCAAGATTGTAACATATGATCAAACAAAATTACTAGGAGAATTAGGAGTAGTTTTTTTACTTTTTGCTATAGGTTTAGAATTATCTTTTGAAAGATTAAAGGTAATGAGGCGGTATGTATTTGGTCTTGGCTCACTACAAGTGTTAACTACAGCTATAGTGATTGCTGCCGCTGTTGTACTAATCAGCGGTAATAGTAGTGCTGCAATTATTATTGGAGGTGGTCTTGCTTTATCCTCAACTGCCCTTGTTATGCAAGTTATTGAGGAAAGCCGTAGCCAATCAACTCAACTAGGTCGTATATCCCTAGCTATCTTGTTGTTACAAGATTTAGCAGTTGTGCCATTGCTAGTTATGGTACCACTATTTGCTAGCAATAGTAAAGATTCGTTAGCGATAGCTCTAGGAACAGCTTTGCTTAAGGCTATCATAGCACTACTTGCAATATTTGTTGCAGGTAGAGTATTACTAAGACCTTTATTTGGGTTAATTTCATCGGACAATGGTGATATAAACGAACTACCAATTTCCATGACTCTATTGGTAGTTCTCTCTGCAGCTTGGGCCACGGAATATTTTGGTTTATCACTTGCTTTAGGAGCTTTTGTTGCAGGTGTTTTGGTTGCAGAGACAGAATTTCGGTTGCAAGCTGAAGAAAGTATATACCCTTTCAAAAGCTTATTGCTAGGGCTATTTTTTATGAGCGTTGGAATGAATATTGACGCTCAAGAAATATACGCTCAAATATCAACTATACTAACTTGTTCTATTGCCTTGATTGTAGTAAAAACACTAATTATTGCCGCCTCTTGCATTTTATTTGGTTTTAATAAAGGAGTAGCCTTGCATGCAGGTTTATTATTATCACAAGGTGGAGAATTTGCTTTTATCTTATTCGGTCTTGGTAAAGAAACTCAGGTTATTAGAGAGAGTACGGCTAATGTTCTGTTATTAGTGGTGACATGTACTATGGCACTAACTCCATTACTGGCAATTTTAGGAAGAAAACTTGCTGAAAGACTTGATAAACAACTTGGCAAGACTCCAATACAAATTATAGAACTTGGAGCAAGAGATTTAACAAACCATATAATAATTGCCGGTTTTGGTAGTGTTGGTAGAATGGTAGCATTAGTATTGGAAGCTGAAGGAATCAATTATATAGCACTAGATGTTAATGACGAGATTGTAAAAGCAGAAACAGCTAATGGCTTTCCAGTTTTTAAAGGAGATGTATCACAGATTGATACGCTAAAAGCTGTGGGAGCAGAAAGGATTTTAACTCTAGTACTTACAATGAATAATAGTGTTACTATCAAAAAATCTCTTCGAACAATTTCAAGTCATTTTCCAGATCTTGAAGTTATTGTAAGATTAAAGAATCTAGAGAAGGCTAGAGAATTTTATGATGCTGGAGCAACAACAATCATACCAGAGAATTATGAGACGGGGTTACAGCTTGGTGGAACAATTTTAAAATTTATTGGTCTTAGTGAATATGAAATAAATCGTATCAAAGGGCAATTTAGATCAGGTAATTATGTAATAGCTAAACGAGATGATGCTTTGCGTGAATTAGAAGAGAATGATTAA
- the dusB gene encoding tRNA dihydrouridine synthase DusB, giving the protein MIKIGNIQLPHSVILAPMSGVTDLPFRKLVRKFGAGLVVSEMVASRAMIIETRQSLQRCAIIQDDATGSCVQIAGCEPDIIAESAKTIEDMETKIIDLNFGCPAKKVVDGYSGSSLMRNEKLAAKILETTVKAVKIPVTLKMRTGWDDQTKNAPNLAKIAYDAGIQMITIHGRTRCQFYSGQADWEFIRQVKDAVKIPVIANGDITSLSKAKECLQKSGADGIMVGRGVYGRPWFISQIAHYLKTGEELPPPSIAEQLEIILSHYDAMLEYYGNDTAVQLARKHIGWYSSGLANSAEFRGGVNMMTDPIQVKEKIMEFYGKFF; this is encoded by the coding sequence ATGATAAAAATAGGCAATATTCAACTACCTCATTCGGTGATATTAGCTCCAATGTCTGGGGTCACTGACCTACCATTTAGAAAATTAGTACGAAAATTTGGTGCAGGTTTGGTAGTCTCTGAAATGGTAGCAAGTAGGGCAATGATTATTGAAACAAGGCAATCTTTGCAAAGATGTGCAATCATTCAAGACGACGCTACTGGTTCATGTGTACAGATTGCTGGATGTGAACCTGATATAATAGCAGAATCAGCTAAAACGATTGAGGATATGGAAACCAAGATTATTGATTTAAACTTTGGTTGCCCAGCTAAAAAAGTAGTAGATGGGTATTCTGGTTCATCTTTAATGCGAAATGAGAAATTAGCGGCAAAAATTTTAGAGACTACGGTCAAAGCGGTAAAAATCCCAGTAACTTTAAAAATGCGTACTGGCTGGGATGATCAAACTAAGAATGCACCAAATTTGGCAAAAATAGCCTATGATGCTGGTATACAAATGATTACCATCCATGGTAGAACAAGATGTCAGTTTTATTCTGGTCAAGCAGATTGGGAGTTTATAAGGCAAGTTAAGGATGCGGTAAAGATTCCAGTTATCGCTAATGGAGATATTACCTCCTTATCTAAAGCTAAGGAATGCTTACAAAAATCAGGTGCTGATGGCATAATGGTTGGTCGGGGAGTATATGGTAGACCATGGTTTATTTCTCAAATAGCACATTATCTTAAAACCGGAGAAGAACTCCCACCACCTTCAATAGCAGAGCAATTAGAAATAATACTGAGTCATTATGATGCTATGTTAGAGTATTATGGAAATGATACAGCTGTTCAGCTAGCTAGAAAACATATAGGTTGGTATAGTAGTGGTTTAGCAAACTCAGCTGAATTTAGAGGAGGGGTTAATATGATGACTGATCCAATTCAGGTTAAAGAAAAGATCATGGAATTTTATGGAAAATTCTTTTAA
- a CDS encoding ABC-F family ATP-binding cassette domain-containing protein, giving the protein MIITTNLTISYGAKILFTDVSLHIKKGNRYGLVGANGAGKSTFFKILLQEEEASIGEFTCVKNARIGCLKQDQFLYENTSIINTVIAGRSELWQALQEKEKLLAIDQCDEEIGYRLGELEQIIADNDGYISEIFAVELLLGLGIQEKYHHQPLSVLSGGYKLRVLLAQSLFNNPDILLLDEPTNHLDIVSIYWLENYLKQKFKGALVFISHDLVFLNNISTHILDIDYGTIKIYTGNYDIFVRDKQLVTEQKLKEFSHLEKKIATMQSFVDRFRALATRVRQAASREKQIEKMELPDIQKSSRVSPYFNFKQKRPSGKLALKVQGISKSYEDKKILNNVNFIVSRGEKIVIIGPNGIGKSTLLKILINKIFADLGNYEWGYETQVSYFAQDHHELLNESMSVIDWLSNQIPTESDNVLRSVLGQLLFSKDEVSKNILNLSGGEGARLLLAKIILEESNILVLDEPTNHLDIESKDMLKKL; this is encoded by the coding sequence ATGATTATTACAACTAATTTGACCATAAGCTATGGTGCAAAAATATTATTTACTGATGTGAGCTTGCATATTAAGAAAGGTAATAGGTATGGGCTTGTTGGAGCAAATGGTGCTGGTAAATCTACGTTCTTTAAGATTTTGCTTCAAGAGGAAGAGGCTAGTATCGGAGAATTTACCTGTGTCAAAAATGCACGTATAGGATGTTTAAAGCAGGATCAATTTCTTTATGAAAATACTTCAATTATTAATACCGTTATTGCCGGTAGAAGTGAATTATGGCAAGCACTGCAAGAAAAAGAAAAATTATTAGCAATTGATCAATGTGATGAGGAAATCGGTTATCGATTAGGTGAGTTGGAACAAATTATAGCTGACAATGATGGATATATATCAGAAATTTTTGCAGTTGAGTTACTGCTTGGTTTAGGAATACAAGAAAAATATCATCATCAGCCTTTATCCGTTCTATCCGGCGGCTATAAACTTAGGGTGTTACTGGCACAAAGTTTATTCAATAATCCTGATATATTGTTACTTGATGAGCCAACAAACCATCTTGATATAGTCTCAATTTATTGGCTAGAAAATTATCTAAAACAGAAATTCAAAGGTGCTTTGGTATTTATTTCACACGATCTTGTTTTTCTTAATAATATTTCTACACATATTCTTGATATAGATTATGGTACTATCAAGATTTACACTGGTAATTATGATATTTTTGTTCGTGATAAACAGTTGGTTACCGAACAAAAGCTTAAAGAATTCTCTCATTTAGAGAAAAAAATTGCTACTATGCAGAGTTTCGTTGACCGGTTTAGAGCGTTGGCCACTAGAGTTAGACAGGCTGCATCCCGAGAAAAACAAATAGAAAAAATGGAATTACCTGACATCCAAAAAAGTTCGCGTGTTAGTCCATATTTTAATTTTAAGCAAAAAAGACCATCTGGAAAATTAGCGTTAAAAGTTCAGGGTATTTCTAAAAGCTACGAGGATAAAAAAATATTAAATAATGTGAATTTTATTGTCTCGCGTGGAGAAAAAATTGTTATTATTGGTCCAAATGGTATTGGTAAATCCACTTTGCTTAAGATTCTTATTAATAAAATTTTTGCTGATTTAGGAAATTATGAATGGGGTTATGAAACGCAAGTTTCTTATTTTGCTCAGGATCATCATGAATTACTAAATGAAAGTATGAGTGTTATTGATTGGTTATCCAACCAAATACCTACTGAAAGTGATAACGTGCTACGTAGTGTATTAGGTCAATTATTATTCAGTAAAGATGAAGTAAGCAAGAATATTCTAAATTTAAGTGGGGGGGAAGGAGCACGTTTATTACTAGCAAAAATTATATTGGAAGAAAGTAATATATTGGTATTAGATGAGCCAACTAATCACTTAGATATTGAATCTAAGGATATGTTAAAAAAGCTCTAA
- the rsfS gene encoding ribosome silencing factor translates to MIENTELLKEFVVKCLEEKKAEDIVVIDIRQKTTLAEYIIFASGRSTKNVGAIAEYLALELKHQVNIDTNIEGLGTSEWVLIDAGNVLVNIFYPETREYFKLEEMWSKK, encoded by the coding sequence ATGATAGAAAATACTGAACTATTGAAAGAGTTTGTGGTTAAATGTTTAGAAGAAAAAAAAGCAGAAGATATAGTAGTAATAGATATAAGACAAAAAACTACATTAGCTGAATATATTATTTTTGCAAGCGGGCGTTCAACTAAAAATGTTGGAGCAATTGCTGAATATTTAGCTTTAGAGTTAAAACATCAAGTTAATATCGATACTAATATTGAAGGACTTGGAACATCTGAATGGGTATTAATAGATGCTGGAAATGTATTAGTTAATATTTTCTATCCAGAAACTAGAGAGTATTTTAAGTTGGAAGAGATGTGGAGCAAAAAATAA
- a CDS encoding SH3 domain-containing protein: protein MAIKLLKQQSYILIIILTITPLLTTADNQKLPIPRFASIKANEVNARVGPSIKTPIEWVFVKKGEPVEIIAEYEQWRQIRDIKGEGGWVHSSVLSGKRSVIVVSSKLVALTQVANDQHKIVARVSNYVRCLLNKCKQDYCQVCCKNYTGWLPKTVLWGVYKDE from the coding sequence ATGGCAATTAAGTTACTAAAGCAACAGTCATATATTTTGATTATAATCTTGACCATTACACCTTTACTAACGACAGCTGATAATCAGAAATTGCCGATACCTAGATTTGCCTCAATAAAGGCTAATGAGGTAAATGCTAGAGTTGGTCCTTCGATAAAAACACCTATAGAATGGGTATTTGTTAAAAAAGGTGAACCAGTAGAAATTATTGCAGAATATGAACAATGGAGGCAAATTCGTGATATAAAAGGAGAAGGAGGCTGGGTACATTCAAGTGTATTGTCCGGTAAAAGATCGGTGATTGTGGTAAGTTCCAAATTAGTAGCTCTGACTCAAGTAGCTAATGATCAACATAAAATTGTTGCAAGAGTAAGTAATTATGTCCGTTGCCTACTTAATAAATGCAAACAAGATTATTGTCAGGTGTGCTGCAAGAATTATACTGGATGGCTACCTAAAACAGTATTGTGGGGAGTATATAAGGATGAATAA
- a CDS encoding glycosyltransferase family 2 protein has product MDGCIKNINREFLDILLKEQLLTDLQISHVKFKLIDSTGENDFFNVIIAEGIINNEMVIDILYKNKLLPLLNVQETQVKICDYAKIDQYVENGYFIYENDTSNKVLAINDLAYLRKLSTIHYNVQINLVRKNDFYQLLEQNFSHLNIIKSKYFLEFISVYMVAKNINYTKSIIIFFVIYFGILFNFKHLFHLINIICYFSQNILKIILFNQAVITQNTEFKNSDISIFKNDSLPIYTILLPLYKESGKLKSIISYVTNINYPKHKLDVKIIIEADDYLMIKESILYELPSYIHLLKVPFSLPRTKPKALNYAMQYCRGKYVVIYDAEDRPDADQLLKAVIAFDELPKEYVCLQAKLNFYNENENLLTKLFSIEYCLWFKYLLKGLSLMDLPVTLGGTSNHFKVDALQKIGFWDAYNVTEDADLGIRLYSFGYKVHMIDSYTLEESPINLISWINQRSRWIKGFIQTFLVFLAQKDKYKRFKFYQITTIFIFIGFSSYGFCCLPFLILTIKINTFAIINYLWIINSFFAFSYLYGSAFFILLTKKGKITNFRVLDIAALFV; this is encoded by the coding sequence ATGGATGGATGTATAAAAAATATTAATAGAGAATTTTTAGATATTCTACTAAAAGAACAACTACTTACAGATTTACAAATATCTCACGTTAAGTTCAAATTAATTGATAGTACTGGAGAGAATGATTTTTTTAACGTGATAATTGCAGAAGGAATTATTAATAATGAGATGGTTATAGATATTTTGTATAAAAATAAATTATTGCCTTTATTGAATGTACAAGAAACACAGGTTAAGATTTGCGATTATGCAAAAATTGATCAATATGTAGAAAATGGTTATTTCATTTATGAAAACGATACAAGCAATAAAGTGCTTGCTATAAATGACCTAGCTTATTTAAGGAAGTTATCAACAATACATTATAATGTACAGATTAATTTGGTCAGAAAGAATGACTTCTATCAGCTACTTGAGCAGAATTTTAGCCATTTGAATATAATCAAATCCAAATATTTTCTTGAATTTATCTCAGTATACATGGTAGCAAAAAATATCAATTACACTAAGTCAATTATCATATTTTTTGTAATATATTTTGGAATATTATTTAATTTTAAACATCTTTTCCATCTGATTAACATTATTTGCTATTTTTCACAAAATATTTTAAAAATTATACTATTTAACCAAGCTGTAATTACACAAAATACAGAGTTTAAAAATAGTGATATCTCCATTTTCAAAAATGATTCTCTACCCATTTACACTATTTTACTTCCATTATATAAAGAATCAGGCAAACTAAAGTCCATTATTAGTTATGTCACTAATATTAATTATCCTAAACATAAATTAGATGTCAAAATTATTATTGAAGCAGATGATTATTTGATGATCAAGGAAAGTATCCTATATGAATTACCTTCTTATATACATTTGCTTAAAGTACCTTTTAGTTTACCTAGGACTAAACCTAAAGCCCTTAATTATGCCATGCAATATTGCAGAGGAAAGTATGTAGTAATATATGATGCAGAAGATAGACCTGATGCTGATCAACTCCTTAAAGCAGTAATAGCCTTTGATGAATTACCAAAAGAATATGTTTGTTTGCAGGCTAAACTTAACTTCTATAATGAGAATGAAAATTTACTCACTAAACTTTTTAGCATAGAATATTGTTTATGGTTTAAATATCTTCTGAAAGGTTTAAGCTTGATGGACTTACCAGTAACTCTTGGAGGAACTAGCAATCATTTTAAGGTTGACGCCTTACAAAAAATAGGTTTTTGGGATGCTTATAATGTTACTGAGGATGCTGATTTAGGAATTAGATTATATTCTTTTGGTTATAAAGTTCATATGATAGATTCTTATACTTTAGAGGAATCACCTATAAATCTTATAAGTTGGATAAATCAAAGATCTCGCTGGATAAAAGGATTTATCCAAACATTTTTGGTATTTCTTGCCCAAAAAGACAAATATAAAAGGTTTAAATTTTATCAAATAACTACTATTTTCATTTTTATTGGTTTTTCTTCTTATGGTTTTTGTTGTTTACCATTTCTAATACTAACTATTAAAATTAATACATTCGCCATAATTAATTATTTATGGATAATTAACAGTTTTTTTGCTTTTTCATACCTTTACGGAAGTGCTTTTTTTATTTTACTGACTAAAAAAGGTAAAATAACTAATTTTCGAGTATTAGATATTGCTGCCTTGTTTGTGTGA
- a CDS encoding transporter associated domain-containing protein — protein sequence MFASSKKENLTSINSKRAMLKNPSKIVTLKSFFSRLFFKEKLEDNFYDAIKKLKSNSKKMTLEEKKIFMNLLKFGHKTVEDVMIPRSDIKAVKLTANIDELSQMLNSKIPNTRTLVYDETLDNIVGFIHIKDLFKILVTKQLITNQELQLKKIIRKPIISAPSMKLIDLLAKMRRDCVQISIVVDEYGGTDGIVTMEDIMEEIVGRIDDEHDKKSDNDSFRIINNNTILSNARVKVEDLESALGVKLKLQNDEFDTIGGLVLAKVGNVPLVGTKIDIEQQVELEVIDASPRSLKQVKLQLKNGTILPDNTL from the coding sequence CTGTTCGCTTCTTCGAAAAAAGAAAACCTTACATCTATTAATTCTAAAAGGGCTATGCTGAAAAATCCTTCAAAAATTGTTACTCTTAAATCTTTTTTCTCTCGGTTGTTTTTTAAAGAGAAGCTAGAGGATAATTTTTATGATGCAATTAAAAAGCTAAAATCTAACAGTAAAAAAATGACGTTAGAAGAAAAAAAGATTTTTATGAATCTTCTGAAATTTGGTCATAAAACTGTAGAAGATGTAATGATCCCTAGATCTGATATTAAGGCAGTAAAATTAACTGCCAATATAGATGAGTTAAGCCAAATGCTTAATAGCAAAATACCTAATACTAGAACATTAGTTTATGATGAAACTTTGGATAATATAGTGGGCTTTATTCATATAAAAGATTTATTCAAGATACTTGTTACTAAGCAACTTATTACAAATCAAGAGTTGCAGCTAAAAAAAATAATTCGTAAACCTATCATTTCTGCTCCTTCAATGAAATTGATAGATTTACTAGCAAAAATGCGAAGAGATTGTGTACAGATCTCGATAGTTGTGGATGAATATGGTGGAACTGACGGTATTGTAACCATGGAAGATATTATGGAGGAGATAGTTGGCAGAATAGATGATGAGCATGATAAGAAATCAGATAATGATAGTTTCAGAATTATCAATAATAATACTATTTTATCAAATGCTCGAGTGAAAGTTGAGGATCTTGAATCAGCTCTGGGTGTGAAACTAAAACTCCAGAATGATGAATTCGATACAATTGGTGGCCTAGTCTTAGCAAAAGTAGGTAATGTGCCTTTGGTTGGTACTAAAATTGATATTGAGCAGCAGGTTGAACTTGAAGTAATTGATGCAAGCCCAAGATCACTTAAACAAGTTAAGCTGCAGTTAAAAAATGGTACAATATTACCTGATAATACCTTATGA